The genomic interval TTTACTTTTGTTTAAGTAAATATTTGAATAAAGTTTTACAATGCAAAATGGGTAATGCAAGACGGGATTGATGCAAAATTAATTTATTCCAATTCTTAGTGTTAAGAAATTGAATTGATAATTTCACTTTTAGAAAACCATGTAATGCCCTGAAACTGGAAATCACACATAAATGAATGTGTACAAAGAGCACATAAAATTGTATaggataaaatacaaatacatactTGATATAAAATAAGTGGGCTCACGGTTTGGTTCTAGGAAACGCCCCCCCCCCGAATACCAAATTCTATGGATAttcaattcccattatatacaatggcacagtaaaatggtgtccacttgtataaaatggcaaaatcaagatttccttTCTGGAAtgtatcaattttttaaatattttgaagcccTGGATGGttcaatccgtggataaagaatccctggatacttagggctgactgtacaagacAATGCCCAAAACCTTTTATTGTAGTTAACCACACTTAAATGAATGTGTACAGCAAAAATTTTATAGGAGAaaacagaaggacaggttgcttacctgtaacagtatttcttcgagtggtcatctgcgaatacatacaaatgggttgtactgcgcctgcgcagtgccttcggaaacttctggaatcactaggcaaagtactctttgcaacatgttgaaactttttggcggtagctccgcccatcccttataaagcccctgccttcccgctctttccccagttccgcaatttttccgccaagtaggCGATAAGGGTGAACCAataaagagcaggacactgaggggagaatgggcgggatttgtatgtattcgcagatgaccactcgaagaaataccgttacaggtaagcaacctgtccttcttcttcgtggtctctgcgaatcatacaaatgggttgagactggcgagctaaggtcagtggaggagggagtgtcatattAACCTTGTCTCCAATACTAttgctaatacagtggtaccccgggttacgaatttaattcgttccgcggcgccgttcgtaacccgaaagatttcgcaacccgaaaaaaggctttccgctagcgctggaaagccgcggcttttaaatttcgtgccaaaaagcgccgaaacacaccgaaaaaaatttcgtaacccgaaaaatctttcgttacccggaacagttttttccaagctaactttttcgtaccccggaaatttcataacgcgatcaattcgtatcccggggtaccactgtaccaataAAGCAAGAAAGACACAAAGCAGTGGTCTAattggtgttgttattattatcatcataatgGTTAAGATAAACAACCAACAACCTCATGAACTCAACCCAATAGTATCATGAGCCCAGGAGTCTGATAAACATCTTGTTTGCAAatgatgcaaaaagaaaaaacaacatgtgCACCCCAGACCATAGTCAGTGCAAACCAGACAACaggacagccctcccaaaggctgtaTCTCccctggccctggtgtccaacctgtaatgcttGATGAAAGTCGTAGGTTGTGACCACACTGCAGCCTTGCAGATGTCATCCAAGGGCACACCTGACAGAAAGGCAGAAGATGCTGCAACTGCCCTGGTAGTGTGAGACCGAGCCCTAGCTGGCAAGGGTTTACCCAAGAGCTCATAAGATAAACAAATAGTGTTAGAAACCCACTTGGAGAGTCTCTGAGCCGACACAGGCAGTCCTTTTTTGGACtccgaatagcactggaacagtctttcGGAGCGGCTAGAGTCTCTAGTCCTGTCGAGGTAAAAAGCCAGGGCCCTATGAACGTCCAAGGTGTGCAGAGCTCGCTCGGTATCGGTGGTCGGGTTCGGGGCCAGAGTCGGGagaacaatgtcctggcacatgtggaacacagagacaaccttgggcaagaaagtaatgtctgttctAAGAACTACCTTGTCCAGGTGAAATTTGAGGTATGGTTGGTCTCGACGCAAGGCACAGagctcgcccgcacggcgggcagaggtgatggccaccagaaaaactgttttccaaGTTAGCAGTCTGATGTCCGTGGTGGCCAAGGGTTCGAACGGTTTGGACTGTAGTGATCGTAGCACCGCATCAAGGCTCCAGGCCGGGGGTGGTAGAGATGCCTGCGGATGGAGGTTGCTGCATCCCTTGAGAAAACTCTttaccaaggggtccttgaaaaAGGAGGGCTTGCCATTaaactgaaaagaagaacagATGGCTGACAAGTAACACTTGACGGAGGTGAGAGAAAGGCCTGAGTCGATCAAAGACATCAAAAAGTCCAGGACCACCGGTGTCGTGACTTGGGCTGGAGACAGTTGTCTGCTGGCTAGGAACCTGGTGAACCTGTTCCATTTCAAAGCATAGGACTTCTGAGTAGCTGGCTTGTGGGCAGCCAGAATAACTCTGCGTACGGGGGACGGTAGCCGTGCTAGGGATGGATCCTCCACGCTACCAGGGGAAGGGTGTCAATGTCCGGGTGTCGAACCCGACCCTCTTGAACCGTGAGGAGATCCGGTCTGTGCTCGATCCGGAGGAAGTTGGTCCGGGAGAgatggaggaggcaggggaaccaAGGCTGTCCCGGCCACCATggagtgatcaggatggcatccgtGGCATCCGATGTCATTTTGGAGACTGTCCTGGTGATCAGCGGGAAGGGGGGAAACGCGTACAGCATAACCCCCGACCAGAGGAACCCGAACGCGTCCCCGAGGGATTGTTCGTTCGGCGTttgggagcagaactggggacaatgggtgtTGTGGACAGTCGCGAACAAGTCTATTTGTGGGGTTCCCCACCAACTGAAGAGGTCGAGCACCGTGTCGGGgtggagtctccactcgtggcattgAGACGGAGACCTGCTGAGAAGGTCCGCCAGGTCATTCTGGATACCCGGCAGGTGCACTGCCTGGAGTAGGATGTTCCGGtctatgcaccagtcccagaccTCGAGTGTGATGTCGAGTAGTGTACGAGATCTGGTTCCTCCCTGTTTGTTCAGGtaatacatgacggtggtgttgtccgtcctgagctgAACAACCTTGTCGGATAGAGAGGATTTGAAGACCCTTAGAGCCTTCTGTACCGCCAGCAGCTCCAGGGCATTGATGTGCAGCCTCTTTTCGTCCTGGGACCACTGGCCTTTGGCCCACAAGTCCGTGGTGTGGGCTCCCCATCCGTCCTCTGATGCGTCGGTGGTCAGCACAACCTCCGGCTGGGGTTGAGAAAAAGGCATGCCGGCGCAAACGTTCCGGGAGTCGAGCCACCAGCGGAGGGAGCGAGCGACTGGTCTCGGGATCGTGAGATGACGTGACGGGTGGTCTGTCTCTGGGTCGAAGGCGGAAAGAAACCAGGACTGGAGAGGTCGGGACCGGAGTCTTGCCCACGGTGTTACGAAGGTTGTTGACGCCATATGCCCTAGGGCTACCTGGACGTCCCTGGCAACTACTCTTCTTCGGCCGACACATCTTCCGATGGCTCAGGTGAGAGCTAGAAAACGGTCGGAGGGCAAGGATGCGACACAAGTGTTTGAGTCGAGGGTCGAGCCGACGAACCTTATGCTCCTGGAGGGCAGTAGTTGAGACTTCTCGAGGTTCACGACCAGTCCCAGACTTCGTAGGAGCTCTAAGGTTTCGGCAATGTGACGGCTGAGCTCTTGGTCCGATGGCGCCACcagcagccagtcgtccaggtacgggaagactctgaTGCCCCGGCGATGTAGATGGGATACTacaggtgccatgcacttggtgaaaacTCGAGGGGCTGT from Sceloporus undulatus isolate JIND9_A2432 ecotype Alabama chromosome 6, SceUnd_v1.1, whole genome shotgun sequence carries:
- the LOC121935206 gene encoding uncharacterized protein LOC121935206 is translated as MPSDREAKKIDALAKKAYFSSALGMRVANYNVCMGTYIQWLMEKISPLIPDLPDDSQGILSEVRDEAHSIGSWIITSARHSTDCAAKSMSAAIALRRHAWLRSSDLNQNARSTIEDMSFDEDGLFHRETDEKLNFKYRMRTAAKKHGPVVCDDRPKGRLLPRQHPRESPQILGLCRRDRRLQVQRPPLRSVHSPSSFHQVHGTCSIPSTSPGHQSLPVPGRLAAGGAIGPRAQPSHCRNLRAPTKSGTGREPREVSTTALQEHKVRRLDPRLKHLCRILALRPFSSSHLSHRKMCRPKKSSCQGRPGSPRAYGVNNLRNTVGKTPVPTSPVLVSFRLRPRDRPPVTSSHDPETSRSLPPLVARLPERLRRHAFFSTPAGGCADHRRIRGRMGSPHHGLVGQRPVVPGRKEAAHQCPGAAGGTEGSKGLQILSIRQGCSAQDGQHHRHVLPEQTGRNQISYTTRHHTRGLGLVHRPEHPTPGSAPAGYPE